One stretch of Priestia megaterium DNA includes these proteins:
- a CDS encoding zinc ribbon domain-containing protein YjdM produces the protein MNVPNCPSCQSQYTYEDGSLFVCPECAHEWGQDEKTESTEEQLTVKDANGNLLKDGDSVTVIKDLKVKGSSSVVKIGTKVKSIRLVEGDHNIDCKIDGFGAMSLKSQFVKKA, from the coding sequence ATGAATGTACCTAATTGTCCAAGCTGTCAATCACAGTATACATATGAAGATGGAAGCCTGTTCGTCTGCCCGGAGTGTGCGCATGAATGGGGGCAAGATGAAAAAACAGAAAGTACGGAAGAACAGCTTACTGTAAAAGATGCAAACGGTAATCTTTTAAAAGACGGAGATTCAGTTACTGTCATCAAAGACTTAAAAGTAAAAGGAAGCTCATCGGTTGTAAAAATCGGAACGAAAGTAAAAAGCATTCGTTTAGTAGAAGGCGATCATAACATCGACTGCAAAATTGACGGATTTGGAGCCATGAGCTTAAAATCTCAGTTTGTTAAAAAAGCATAA
- the gltP gene encoding glutamate-aspartate/proton symporter GltP, with product MKKFLAFQILIALVIGAVIGHFFPDFGMALRPVGDGFIRLIKMIVVPIVFSTIVIGAAGSGSMKQMGSLGLKTIIWFEVITTLVLALGLLLVNLLKPGVGLDLSHLVKKDIGELSQYTDKVVDFKQMILNIIPTNIVDVMAKNDLLAVIFFAILFGVAASGVGKASEPAMKFFESTAKIMFKLTQIVMVTAPLGVLALMAASVGQYGIALLLPMLKLIGTVFLGLFIILFVLFPLVGFLFKFNYFEVFKMIWDLFLIAFSTTSTETVLPQLMERMEKYGCPKRVVSFVIPSGLSLNCDGSTLYLSVSCVFLAQAFNIDMPLTQQLFMMLILVMTSKGIAAVPSGSLVVLLATANAVGLPAEGVAIIAGVDRIMDMARTGVNVPGHAIACIVVSKWEKVFRTQTPIPPGSHTESL from the coding sequence GTGAAAAAGTTTTTAGCGTTTCAAATTTTAATTGCATTAGTAATTGGAGCTGTTATCGGGCACTTTTTCCCGGACTTCGGGATGGCTTTAAGACCGGTAGGAGACGGGTTTATTCGCCTCATTAAAATGATTGTGGTTCCGATTGTCTTTTCAACCATCGTCATAGGTGCTGCGGGAAGCGGCAGTATGAAACAAATGGGCAGCTTAGGGTTAAAGACGATTATTTGGTTTGAAGTGATTACAACTCTTGTATTAGCACTGGGACTTCTATTAGTTAACTTGCTAAAGCCCGGAGTAGGCCTTGATCTTTCTCATCTTGTTAAAAAAGATATCGGTGAATTGTCTCAGTATACCGACAAAGTCGTGGATTTTAAACAAATGATTTTGAACATCATTCCAACGAATATCGTAGATGTGATGGCAAAAAATGATTTGCTGGCCGTGATTTTCTTTGCTATTTTATTCGGTGTTGCCGCTTCGGGAGTTGGGAAAGCATCAGAACCGGCAATGAAATTTTTTGAGTCCACCGCTAAAATTATGTTTAAACTAACACAAATTGTTATGGTCACAGCGCCTCTTGGTGTACTAGCGCTAATGGCTGCATCTGTGGGGCAGTATGGAATTGCGCTGTTGCTTCCGATGCTGAAGCTAATTGGAACCGTCTTTTTAGGCCTTTTTATTATTTTATTTGTTTTATTTCCGCTTGTTGGATTTTTGTTTAAATTCAACTACTTTGAAGTGTTCAAAATGATTTGGGATTTGTTTCTTATTGCGTTTTCAACAACAAGTACAGAAACGGTGCTTCCACAGCTGATGGAGCGTATGGAAAAGTACGGATGTCCTAAACGAGTTGTGTCGTTTGTTATTCCGTCGGGCCTGTCGTTAAACTGTGATGGATCCACGCTGTATTTATCCGTTTCATGCGTCTTTTTAGCACAGGCTTTTAATATTGACATGCCATTAACTCAGCAATTATTTATGATGCTTATACTGGTGATGACAAGTAAAGGGATTGCGGCTGTCCCGTCAGGTTCACTTGTTGTGCTTTTAGCAACAGCCAATGCAGTAGGTCTGCCGGCTGAAGGAGTGGCAATTATTGCAGGAGTGGACCGCATTATGGATATGGCGAGAACAGGAGTCAACGTTCCAGGCCACGCCATTGCCTGTATCGTCGTCTCAAAATGGGAAAAAGTATTCCGAACCCAAACACCGATTCCGCCTGGATCTCACACGGAATCTCTATAA
- a CDS encoding FAD-dependent oxidoreductase, which translates to MTADFHFHTDVLIIGGGPAGAWAALQAVKEGAKAVLVDKGYCGTSGATAPSGTGVWYVKPTSDEQMTAMKSREELGGYLAERSWMKRVLDCTFEQVNELAHFGYPFPVDEKGISQRTTLQGPEYMRLMRRQLQKADVQILDHSPALELLADEHGVEGACGINNQTKETWRVEAAAVVIATGGCAFLSGALGTNVLTGDGYLLATEAGAALSGMEFSNAYSISPAFSPITKSAFYKWATFYYEDGTVIEGAGSHKGRSIIARTLMTQPVYAKLDKADESIQKAMRLSQPNFFLSFDRLHINPFTQMFPITLRFEGTVRGTGGIHITDETCRTDIPGLYAAGDAATRELICGGFTGGGSHNAAWAISSGCWSGKAAAAFAVKQGKNAANRHAKGLSEASGITKSVASSDAADTKEMIASVQREVFPYDRNWFRSEVRLQGSLMRLNDVWNELNNGVYDKERNIVRNRELAAMTATARWMYTSAIERKETRGMHRRDDFPFMDSKQHYRILSGGVQEVWARPLGTKSSNHVKGVI; encoded by the coding sequence ATGACTGCCGACTTTCATTTTCATACAGATGTATTAATTATTGGAGGAGGCCCTGCTGGTGCATGGGCAGCTTTGCAAGCAGTTAAAGAAGGTGCAAAAGCTGTACTTGTTGATAAAGGATATTGCGGAACGAGCGGAGCAACTGCGCCTTCTGGTACAGGAGTTTGGTATGTAAAGCCTACTTCTGATGAACAGATGACCGCGATGAAAAGCAGGGAAGAGCTGGGGGGATATTTAGCCGAAAGAAGTTGGATGAAGCGAGTGCTTGATTGTACGTTTGAACAAGTAAATGAATTAGCTCATTTTGGCTATCCGTTTCCAGTAGATGAAAAAGGAATTTCTCAGCGAACGACGCTTCAAGGGCCTGAATATATGAGGTTAATGCGGCGTCAGCTTCAAAAAGCAGACGTTCAGATTTTAGATCACAGCCCTGCATTGGAGCTTCTTGCAGATGAACACGGTGTAGAGGGTGCTTGCGGAATCAACAATCAAACGAAAGAAACATGGAGAGTGGAGGCTGCTGCAGTTGTGATTGCAACGGGAGGCTGTGCATTTCTGAGCGGGGCACTCGGTACAAATGTTTTAACAGGAGACGGTTACTTATTAGCTACAGAAGCAGGTGCGGCGCTTTCCGGCATGGAGTTTTCAAATGCTTATTCGATTTCGCCAGCTTTTTCTCCAATCACAAAATCTGCATTTTATAAATGGGCTACATTTTATTATGAAGACGGTACAGTGATTGAAGGAGCCGGTTCTCATAAAGGGCGTTCAATTATTGCCAGAACGTTAATGACCCAGCCCGTTTATGCAAAGCTTGACAAAGCGGATGAAAGTATTCAAAAAGCCATGCGCTTATCACAGCCAAATTTCTTTTTATCATTTGATCGTCTTCATATAAATCCCTTTACTCAAATGTTTCCAATCACCTTGCGTTTTGAAGGAACCGTTAGAGGAACAGGAGGTATTCACATTACAGACGAAACGTGCAGAACCGACATTCCAGGTTTATATGCAGCCGGAGATGCGGCAACGCGCGAATTAATCTGCGGAGGGTTTACGGGAGGAGGTAGCCATAATGCAGCGTGGGCTATCTCTTCAGGCTGCTGGTCAGGAAAAGCAGCGGCAGCATTTGCTGTTAAGCAAGGAAAAAATGCCGCAAATCGACATGCAAAAGGCTTATCGGAAGCGTCAGGAATCACAAAGTCAGTAGCTTCTTCTGATGCAGCAGATACGAAGGAAATGATAGCATCGGTTCAGCGCGAGGTCTTTCCATATGATCGAAACTGGTTCCGTTCAGAAGTAAGACTGCAAGGTTCCCTCATGAGGTTAAATGACGTGTGGAATGAGTTGAATAATGGAGTTTATGATAAAGAAAGAAACATCGTGAGAAATCGAGAGCTTGCGGCCATGACGGCAACGGCGCGATGGATGTATACAAGTGCAATAGAAAGAAAAGAAACGCGAGGAATGCACCGGCGTGACGATTTTCCGTTTATGGATTCCAAGCAACACTACCGTATTCTAAGCGGAGGCGTGCAGGAAGTCTGGGCGAGACCCTTAGGTACAAAGTCTTCTAATCACGTAAAGGGGGTTATTTAA
- a CDS encoding CBO0543 family protein — protein MRNKKFEVNFLRVMLIIGLGMLPFLFRKPPIKDWLLAYVFNALTNGIIDKFIITHGLIRYPTRLLKKQFRINVLFDFLLYPTISVMINQVTYYDKGLKVLYKIMLFTIPMFFIELWAEKRTKLIEWKTGWMWYHTFFSVTLKSYLNRMLIGRIRKIEKKQEELKIQ, from the coding sequence ATGAGAAATAAAAAGTTTGAAGTGAATTTTTTACGTGTAATGCTGATTATCGGACTTGGCATGCTTCCTTTTTTATTTAGAAAACCACCCATTAAAGACTGGCTGCTAGCCTATGTATTTAACGCGTTAACGAATGGTATTATTGATAAATTTATTATTACTCACGGCCTTATTCGATATCCAACCCGTTTGCTGAAAAAGCAGTTTAGAATCAATGTGTTATTTGATTTTTTACTTTATCCGACAATATCTGTAATGATTAACCAAGTCACCTACTATGATAAAGGATTAAAAGTTCTATACAAAATTATGCTCTTTACAATACCGATGTTTTTTATTGAATTATGGGCTGAAAAACGGACCAAGCTTATTGAATGGAAAACTGGCTGGATGTGGTATCACACCTTTTTTAGCGTGACGTTAAAATCTTATCTTAACCGAATGCTGATTGGACGGATTCGAAAAATTGAAAAGAAGCAGGAAGAACTGAAAATACAATAA
- a CDS encoding general stress protein — translation MEAKAKNVVGVYETEQEAIQAVESLKKEGYTSEEISIIGKHKKTKKVQKETNTKAEGAATGALTGGTLGSLTGILAGAGAIAIPGIGPIVAAGPIVATLTGAAAGASVGGLSGILVGMGIPKQQAEQYNDSVKEGSLLVLVDKEDSDHDGNPKAPLTGMIL, via the coding sequence ATGGAAGCAAAAGCAAAGAATGTTGTGGGGGTATACGAAACGGAACAAGAAGCAATTCAAGCTGTAGAGAGTTTGAAAAAAGAAGGGTATACATCAGAAGAAATATCTATCATCGGCAAACATAAAAAGACCAAAAAAGTTCAGAAAGAAACGAATACAAAAGCAGAAGGGGCAGCAACTGGAGCACTTACCGGAGGTACGCTAGGGAGCTTGACCGGAATATTAGCAGGTGCCGGCGCTATTGCAATACCGGGAATAGGTCCAATTGTGGCGGCTGGTCCGATTGTAGCTACATTAACAGGTGCAGCAGCTGGTGCGAGCGTAGGAGGTCTATCTGGTATTTTAGTCGGTATGGGAATTCCAAAACAGCAGGCCGAACAATATAATGATTCAGTCAAAGAAGGCAGCTTGCTTGTTTTAGTAGACAAAGAAGATTCAGATCATGATGGAAACCCGAAAGCGCCTTTAACCGGAATGATTTTATAG
- a CDS encoding 4Fe-4S dicluster domain-containing protein yields the protein MIELLSEDRCINCNLCVSVCPTNVFDRSRMGGAPSIARQSDCQTCFMCELYCPVDALYVTPLVEQTVEVDEQHVMNQHLLGSYREAVGWGKGRKSTASSDQSHIILNRK from the coding sequence ATGATCGAGCTTCTTAGTGAAGACCGATGTATTAACTGCAATCTTTGTGTATCCGTTTGTCCAACCAATGTCTTTGACCGCTCTCGAATGGGAGGTGCTCCTTCCATAGCTCGTCAATCCGATTGTCAAACTTGCTTTATGTGTGAACTGTACTGTCCGGTAGATGCTTTATATGTGACGCCTTTAGTTGAACAAACTGTGGAAGTAGATGAACAGCATGTAATGAATCAGCACCTGCTCGGAAGTTACCGAGAAGCTGTAGGCTGGGGGAAAGGAAGAAAATCCACCGCTTCTTCCGATCAGTCGCATATCATCTTAAACAGGAAATAG
- a CDS encoding alpha/beta fold hydrolase: protein MKKVKAALPLAVSLALGLQVLPMSTSTVQAEAAANAAHHPAKVEVKRANAFLTNMAKGKAKEAKRYFSRSLQSKVSEDNLKLWWSALTAQFGSVKKIGTSVQDEVNTVHRNIEIPIEFEHVSATLTVRFSQNRQIDDWRIVPEERQFSFSTPPYDTPKNYSEKQLSIGKAPYELPATLTLPTRSKHQNVPVVILVHGSGPSDQDETFMSLKPFRDLASGLASQGIAVLRYNKRTYEHTAKMSFESKISVDDETTDDAVLAVKAMAKQKGIDSRNIFILGHSQGGMMMPRILNQTPDKSVRGSVLLAAPSRTLPELMLEQFAYLVSLNQLPKEQLAFFQQQFAILQDPSFSPVQPPKEFLLGTPYFWYDLAHWHPAEVAKSQDTPLLLLQGARDYQVTTEDFEDWKQSLSQRSNTSFKLYPKLNHFFTEGTGEKSTPAEYAISANIPSYVIDDIVKWVRETQK, encoded by the coding sequence ATGAAAAAAGTAAAAGCTGCCCTTCCACTCGCTGTTTCTTTAGCACTCGGGCTTCAAGTACTCCCTATGTCCACTTCAACTGTTCAAGCTGAAGCAGCGGCAAATGCTGCTCATCACCCAGCAAAAGTTGAAGTCAAACGAGCAAACGCATTTTTAACGAATATGGCGAAAGGCAAAGCAAAAGAAGCTAAGCGCTACTTCTCCCGCAGCCTGCAGTCAAAAGTGAGTGAAGACAACCTAAAATTATGGTGGTCAGCTCTAACGGCTCAATTTGGTTCTGTAAAAAAGATTGGTACATCTGTACAAGATGAAGTTAATACCGTTCATCGAAATATAGAAATTCCAATTGAATTTGAACACGTATCAGCTACTTTAACCGTTCGCTTTAGTCAAAATCGTCAAATTGATGATTGGCGAATCGTACCGGAGGAGCGCCAGTTTTCGTTTTCCACACCACCTTATGACACCCCTAAGAACTACAGTGAAAAACAGCTTTCAATCGGCAAAGCACCTTACGAACTTCCAGCAACGCTCACTCTTCCCACACGTTCAAAACATCAAAATGTACCCGTTGTCATTTTAGTTCACGGATCAGGGCCTTCTGATCAAGATGAAACGTTTATGAGCTTAAAGCCGTTTCGAGATCTGGCTTCAGGACTGGCTTCTCAAGGAATCGCCGTTTTACGCTACAACAAGCGTACATACGAACATACAGCTAAAATGTCCTTTGAAAGTAAGATAAGCGTCGACGATGAAACAACGGATGATGCCGTACTCGCAGTCAAAGCAATGGCGAAACAAAAAGGCATCGACAGCCGCAATATTTTTATACTGGGACACAGTCAAGGCGGCATGATGATGCCCAGAATTTTAAATCAAACGCCGGATAAAAGCGTGCGAGGATCTGTTTTACTTGCTGCACCGAGCCGCACACTTCCAGAGTTAATGCTTGAACAATTTGCCTATCTTGTATCGCTGAATCAGCTTCCGAAAGAGCAGCTTGCTTTTTTCCAGCAGCAGTTTGCCATTTTACAAGACCCAAGCTTTTCGCCAGTTCAGCCGCCAAAAGAATTCCTGCTTGGCACTCCTTATTTTTGGTATGACTTAGCTCACTGGCACCCTGCAGAAGTCGCAAAATCTCAGGACACGCCGCTGCTTCTTTTACAAGGAGCGCGTGATTATCAAGTAACGACCGAAGATTTTGAAGACTGGAAACAAAGCTTATCTCAGCGTTCCAACACTTCTTTTAAGCTTTACCCAAAGCTCAACCACTTTTTCACAGAAGGAACCGGTGAAAAAAGCACGCCGGCTGAGTATGCTATTTCAGCCAACATTCCTTCTTATGTCATTGATGATATTGTGAAATGGGTTCGCGAAACGCAAAAGTAA
- a CDS encoding DUF2798 domain-containing protein — protein sequence MPTTKKEGMYFGMMMCGGMVLVMTMYNMLINDVIGHIKLAEGILNLVITFVVAMAIETFLVGPVAKKVAFSLPFDKSKQLKVVLILSSCMVIGMVLCMSVYGLITMSLTKGLDGEPLLTSYAFIVMKNFIVAYPLQLLIMGPLVRRLFVKFVKKNPAAA from the coding sequence GTGCCAACAACTAAAAAAGAAGGTATGTATTTTGGAATGATGATGTGCGGAGGGATGGTGCTTGTTATGACGATGTATAACATGTTAATAAATGATGTCATCGGGCATATCAAACTTGCAGAAGGTATTTTGAACTTGGTTATCACATTTGTAGTCGCAATGGCTATCGAAACTTTTTTGGTCGGTCCCGTAGCAAAAAAAGTAGCATTTTCACTGCCGTTTGATAAGTCTAAACAGTTAAAAGTAGTGTTGATTCTGTCATCATGTATGGTTATCGGAATGGTACTTTGCATGTCTGTATACGGATTAATTACGATGTCACTTACGAAAGGTTTAGACGGAGAACCGCTTCTTACAAGCTATGCATTTATCGTTATGAAAAACTTTATCGTGGCGTACCCGCTTCAGCTTCTGATTATGGGGCCTTTAGTTCGCAGATTGTTTGTGAAGTTTGTGAAAAAGAATCCGGCAGCTGCTTAA